Part of the Sander lucioperca isolate FBNREF2018 chromosome 1, SLUC_FBN_1.2, whole genome shotgun sequence genome is shown below.
ttttttctttttatcagtGCTGTGCACAGCGCCAAACAAGTACACTGTGGTGGATGCCACCGGAGCCGTCAAGCCACAGTGTTGTGTTGACATGTgagtttgtttttctgtatggAACTTATTAATTTTTCATGCAGTGGTAAAGCACATTTCTCATTTATGAGCTTGTTGTTCCCTGTGGATTCCCATCCATTCTGTTTAATTGTTCATTGCTTATTATTGCCTTTGTTTGTTGGATAGTTTTGACTGTATGATTTGAGTCAGATGGCTGTTTATACAGCTGACCTTCCCATCTGATCAAGTAAGGAGCCTGTCTAACGTTCTCTGTCCACACAGAGTGATCCGACACAGAGATGTGCGTGCATGCCATTATGGGGTGTACGACAAGTTCCGACTGCAGGTGTCTGAGCAGAGTCAGCGGAAAGCTCTGGGTCGCAAAGAGGTGACGGCCACGCTCCGTCCATCAGCCTCACAGGAGCCGCCCAGCCCCCGGCCCCAAGATGAGGAACGCAAAGTCAAAGAGCAGTTTGCAGACAGCGAGTTTTTTGAGCAGACTGCATTTCAGACAGGTAGGAAGAAGGGCTGTTGTGTGGTCttaccactagatggagccaaaTGCTCAAACTCAAATTCAGGAACATTAGATTGCTTTTTATGGTCTATGAAcatacctatctacctacccaTCTTATCTAgtacaaaaaaatgaataacaaGAGGCACTGGCACGCCacgtatttacattttttgacaCAATTTTCATTCCACTACATTTCATGAGGAAAGATTTGCATTTGTTATTCCATTTATGTATTCAACAGCTGTCGTTTATgttacttttaat
Proteins encoded:
- the mospd1 gene encoding motile sperm domain-containing protein 1 isoform X3, whose product is MQQQHRQPELVEGSLPVFVFPTELIFYADEQTSHKQVLTLYNPYEFALKFKVLCTAPNKYTVVDATGAVKPQCCVDIVIRHRDVRACHYGVYDKFRLQVSEQSQRKALGRKEVTATLRPSASQEPPSPRPQDEERKVKEQFADSEFFEQTAFQTGLLTMVILRT
- the mospd1 gene encoding motile sperm domain-containing protein 1 isoform X2, with protein sequence MQQQHRQPELVEGSLPVFVFPTELIFYADEQTSHKQVLTLYNPYEFALKFKVLCTAPNKYTVVDATGAVKPQCCVDIVIRHRDVRACHYGVYDKFRLQVSEQSQRKALGRKEVTATLRPSASQEPPSPRPQDEERKVKEQFADSEFFEQTAFQTEGEQSGAGNHCQVVIKVEVQAKASLRTRSNASSFVFMYLL